The following coding sequences are from one Camelus dromedarius isolate mCamDro1 chromosome 30, mCamDro1.pat, whole genome shotgun sequence window:
- the RGS20 gene encoding regulator of G-protein signaling 20 isoform X1, which translates to MRTAHGGERAAAAPRARRLDCGTPMGSERTEARKRPAPAAPATATARPGPGQRGAGRRAANACCFCWCCCCSCSCLTVRNQEEQRLRRASYELSREDLPTCEESPSPTLEEASAWAQSFDKLMLTPAGRNAFREFLRTEFSEENMLFWMACEELKQEASKTIIEEKARTIYEDYISVLSPKEVSLDSRVREVINRNMAQPSPHIFDDAQLQIYTLMHRDSYPRFMNSALYKDLLRSLSEKSAEA; encoded by the exons CCGATGGGCTCCGAGCGGACGGAGGCGCGGAAGCGGCCGGCGCCCGCAGCCCCGGCGACGGCGACGGCGCGCCCCGGGCCCGGGCAGCGCGGGGCGGGGCGCCGAGCGGCCAACGCCTGCTGCTtctgctggtgctgctgctgcagctgctcctg TCTGACTGTCAGAAACCAAGAGGAACAGAGACTCAGGAGGGCTTCCTATGAACTCAGCAGAGAGGACCTTCCAACCTGCGAAGAAAG CCCGAGCCCCACACTGGAGGAGGCCAGCGCCTGGGCCCAGTCCTTCGACAAGCTGATGCTGACGCCCGCAGGGCGGAACGCCTTCCGAGAGTTCCTCCGAACCGAGTTCAGCGAGGAGAACATGCTCTTCTGGATGGCGTGCGAGGAGCTGAAACAGGAGGCCAGCAAGACCATCATCGAAGAGAAGGCGAGGACAATCTATGAGGACTACATCTCCGTCCTTTCCCCCAAAGAG GTCAGCCTGGACTCCCGCGTCAGGGAGGTGATCAACAGGAACATGGCGCAGCCGTCCCCCCACATCTTCGACGACGCCCAGCTCCAGATCTACACCCTGATGCACAGGGACTCGTACCCCCGCTTCATGAACTCTGCTCTCTACAAAGACCTGCTCCGGTCCTTATCTGAGAAGTCAGCGGAAGCATAG
- the RGS20 gene encoding regulator of G-protein signaling 20 isoform X2 — protein sequence MLTPAGRNAFREFLRTEFSEENMLFWMACEELKQEASKTIIEEKARTIYEDYISVLSPKEVSLDSRVREVINRNMAQPSPHIFDDAQLQIYTLMHRDSYPRFMNSALYKDLLRSLSEKSAEA from the exons ATGCTGACGCCCGCAGGGCGGAACGCCTTCCGAGAGTTCCTCCGAACCGAGTTCAGCGAGGAGAACATGCTCTTCTGGATGGCGTGCGAGGAGCTGAAACAGGAGGCCAGCAAGACCATCATCGAAGAGAAGGCGAGGACAATCTATGAGGACTACATCTCCGTCCTTTCCCCCAAAGAG GTCAGCCTGGACTCCCGCGTCAGGGAGGTGATCAACAGGAACATGGCGCAGCCGTCCCCCCACATCTTCGACGACGCCCAGCTCCAGATCTACACCCTGATGCACAGGGACTCGTACCCCCGCTTCATGAACTCTGCTCTCTACAAAGACCTGCTCCGGTCCTTATCTGAGAAGTCAGCGGAAGCATAG